TCAGGAACGCCCGCCGCAAGGCCACCGACGGCGACAAGCTCGGCCGCAACGCCCGCAGCGAGGCCAGTGAGAAGCAGGCGGCGAAGGCCCGCCAGACCCAGCGCATGATCGAACGCCTCGACACCGTCGAGGAGCCGCGCAAGGAGTGGGAGCTGCGGATGGAGATCGCCACCGCCCCGCGCTCCGGATCGGTCGTCGCGACCCTGCGCGAGGCCCAGGTGGTGCGCGGTGAGTTCTCGTTCGGGCCCGCCTCGCTCCAGATCGACTGGGCCGACCGGGTCGCCATCACCGGCGCCAACGGCGCGGGCAAGTCCACCCTGCTCGCGGCCCTGTTGGAGCGGCTCCCGCTGGACTCCGGCCAGGCCACGCTCGGTTCGGGCGTCGTGGTCGGCGAGGTCGACCAGGCCCGTCGGCTCTTCCTCGGCTCCCAGTCGCTGCTGGCGGCGTTCTGCGCCGCGGTCCCCGACACGGAACCGGCCGAAGTCCGCACACTGCTGGCCAAGTTCGGCCTGCGCGCCGACCATGTGATGCGCCCGGCCACCAGCCTCTCCCCGGGCGAACGCACCCGCGCTGCCCTCGCCCTGCTCCAGGGCCGGGGAGTCAACCTCCTGGTACTCGACGAGCCGACGAACCACCTGGACCTGCCCGCCATCGAACAGCTGGAAGCGGCCCTGGAGAGCTACACGGGCACCCTGCTGCTGGTCACCCACGACCGGCGGATGCTGGAGGCGGTCCGCACCACCCGCCGTATCGAAGTGGCGGACGGCCAGATCAAGGAAGTCTGAGCGGAGTTACGGGGGTGGGGGCGGGCCGCACGTGGCGGCCCGCCCCCACCCGTCTCCGGGCTCAGCGCCCCCGGCCGCCCTGCTGCGGATCGGTCAGCCCGGCCCGCCGCAGCGCATCGGCCATCGCGCTGTTCGCCGGAGCCGGAGCACCCTGCCCCTGCCGCGAGCCACCGCCACCGCCGCGCCGGTCCCGGCCGCCGCCCTGACGGCCCTGCCCGCCGCCGGACCCCTGGCCGCCGCCCTGGCCCTGTCGCTGCTTCGGCGGACGGGCGCCGCCCCGCTCACCACGGCCCTGCCCGCCGCCCGCGCCCGGCTCGTCGTCCAGCCGCAGCGTCAGCGAGATCCGCTTGCGCGGCACGTCGACGTCCATGACCTTGACCTTCACGATGTCCCCGGGCTTCACGACATCGCGCGGGTCCTTCACGAACGTCTTCGACAGCGCCGACACATGCACCAGGCCGTCCTGGTGGACGCCGATGTCGACGAACGCCCCGAACGCCGCCACATTCGTCACGACGCCCTCCAGCACCATGCCGGGCTCCAGGTCGCCGAGCTTTTCGACGCCCTCCTTGAAGGTCGCCGTGCGGAACGCGGGCCGCGGGTCGCGCCCCGGCTTCTCCAGCTCCTTCAGGATGTCCGTCACGGTCGGCAGACCGAACATGTCGTCCACGAAGTCCGCCGCGCGCAGCGACCGCAGCGCCTCCGTGTTGCCGATCAGCGAGGCGACCTCGCCGCCCGCCGTTCCACTCATCCGCCGCACCACCGGGTAGGCCTCCGGGTGCACGCTGGAGCCGTCCAGCGGGTCGTCGCCGCCCCGGATACGCAGGAAGCCCGCGCACTGCTCGTACGCCTTCGGACCCAGCCGAGCCACGTCCTTGAGCGCCTTGCGGGAGCGGAAGGGGCCGTTGGTGTCGCGGTGCGTCACGATGTTCTCGGCGAGTCCCGAGCTGATCCCCGAGACCCGCGAAAGGAGCGGCGCCGAGGCGGTGTTGACGTCCACGCCGACACCGTTCACACAGTCCTCCACCACCGCGTCCAGCGAACGCGACAGCTTCACCTCGGACAGGTCGTGCTGGTACTGGCCGACGCCGATCGACTTCGGGTCGATCTTCACCAGCTCGGCCAGCGGGTCCTGGAGCCGCCGCGCGATCGAGACCGCGCCGCGCAACGACACGTCCATGTCGGGCAGTTCCTGCGAGGCGAAGGCCGAGGCGGAGTACACCGAGGCGCCCGCCTCCGAGACCATCACCTTGGTGAGCTTCAACTCCGGGTGCTTGTCGATCAGTTCACCGGCGAGCTTGTCCGTCTCACGGGACGCCGTGCCGTTGCCGATCGCGATCAGGTCGACCGCGTGCTCCTTCGCCAGGTGCGCGAGCTTGGCCAGCGCCTGGTCCCACTTGTTGGCGGGCACATGCGGGTGGATCACCTCGGTGGCCACCACCTTGCCGGTCGCGTCGACGACCGCGACCTTCACCCCCGTACGGAAACCGGGGTCCAGGCCCAGCGTGGCCCGCGTCCCGGCCGGGGCGGCGAGCAGCAGGTCGCGCAGGTTGGAGGCGAAGACCCGTACGGCCTCGTCCTCCGCCGCCGTGCGCAGCCGCAGCCGCAGATCGATGCCCAGGTGCACCTGGATCCGGGTCCGCCACGCCCAACGCACCGTGTCCGCCAGCCACTTGTCGCCCGGCCGGCCCCGGTCGGCGATCTCGAAACGGCGGGCGATCATGTTCTCGTACGTCGAGGGGCCCGGTCGTTCGGCCACCTCCGGCTCCTCCGGCTCCAGGACCAGGTCGAGGACGTTCTCCTTCTCGCCCCGGAGCATCGCGAGCACCCGGTGCGAGGGCAGCGCGGTGAACGGCTCCGCGAAGTCGAAGTAGTCGGCGAACTTGGCGCCCGCCTCCTCCTGGCCCTCACGCACCTTCGCCGCCAGCCGGCCGCGGGTCCACATGCGCTCGCGCAGCTCACCGGTCAGGTCGGCGTCCTCGGAGAACCGCTCGGTGAGGATGGAGCGCGCGCCCTCCAGGGCCGCAGCCGCGTCCGCCACGCCCTTGTCGCCGTCCACGAACGCGGCGGCGGCGGCGAGCGGATCGACCGACGGGTCGGCGAGCAGCCCGTCCGCCAGCGGTTCGAGCCCCGCCTCCCGGGCGATCTGCGCCTTCGTCCGCCGCTTCGGCTTGAACGGCAGGTAGATGTCCTCCAGGCGCGCCTTGGTCTCGGCGCCCCGGATCGCGGCCTCCAGCGCGGCGTCGAGCTTGCCCTGTTCGCGGACGGAGTCGAGGATCGACGTGCGCCGCTCCTCCAGCTCCCGCAGATACCGCAGCCGCTCCTCCAGCGTGCGCAGCTGCGCGTCGTCGAGCGATTCGGTCGCCTCCTTGCGGTAGCGCGCGATGAACGGCACGGTGGACCCGCCGTCGAGCAGCTCGACGGCCGCCCTGACCTGTCGCTCACGTACGCCGAGCTCCTCGGCGATCCTGCCTTCGATGGACGTCGTCACGGTTTTCCCGACTCGCCTTCTCGTACTGGCTGTGCTGGCCGTGCTCGCGGTGCGATGAGCACGTTCTTCCCTGGGCTTCCCCAGGCCTGCATTCTGCCGGGTGGCCGGGGCCGATGTCGCGCGACCTCGGGGAACACGCCCGGAGCCCCCGCCACCGTGTGCGAGGGCTCCGGGCGCGGCAGGGTTCAGCCCTGGCCGGTCGCCTCGGCCGGGAAGGCGCCCGCGGCGGCCGCCGTGAACAGGAAGCCGCGCCCCAGCTCGGTGAGCCGCTCCACACCGTCCGCGCCCAGGTGTTCGTACGGGGCCCGGTCCATCCGGTCCGTCGCCTCCTCCACCTCCGCGCGCAGCGCCGTCCCCGCGTCGGTCAGCGCCGGCTCCTCGCCCGCCGCCAGCAGCCCGCGCTCCCGCAGCCGGGCGGAGGCCGCCTCCCAGTCGGTGCGGCGCCAGCCCCGGGAGGAGAGGAGCCAGCGGATCGCCATGCCCTTGCCCGTGGCGGTGTGGCTGACGAGCGACTCCACCGGGTCCAGACCGGCGGCGAGCAGCGCCGCGAGGTGCGCGTCGCCGCGGTGTTCGCGCAGCAGGGTCGCGGCGTGCCAGAACGCCAGGTGCGGCTCGTCGGGCACCGGCAGCTCCGCGTGCGCGGCGTAGAGCGGGCGGGCGTGCGGGGTGCAGGCCTCGGTGGCGCGCAGCGCGAGCCGGGCCGCCTCCGCCATCTCGTCCGAGGCGATGATCTCCTCACCGAGCAGCCGCCGCAGCGTCGCGTCCGCCGCCCGCAGCCGTGCCCCGAGCACCTGCTCGGGCGAGGCCACGGACCAGACGGCGGGCACGTGCTCGGCCACCAGGGCGGGGTTGAAGTTGTAGAAGGTCGCGGTGACGGTGCCCGCCCCCACGGCCCCGAACGCTGCGGCGCGGGTGGCGAAGTAGGCGGCGCTCGGGTCCTCGATGCCGAGCTTGCCCAGCTCGGCGCCCAGGTCGGGGGAGAAGAAGAGGCAGGAGTGCAGCGGGTTGACGGCGTTGTGGCAGCGGCGTTCCGCGCGGACCGGAAGAGAACTCATACCCGCACGTTACCGACTGGTCGGTACGGCGGGAACCCTGGGGAGGGCCCCGGCGCGGAGAACGGCCCGATGGCAGAGAAGGTGGGGTACTCGTCGTTGCGGCCACCGCCGCCCGCCGCCCAGGATGGCAGGTGTGATCCAGCGAACCGTGCTCGTCGTCCTCTTCGACGGCGTCCAGAGTCTCGACGCGACCGGCCCGATGGAGGTCTTCGCCGGGGCCTCCCGGGCGCCGGGCGTCTCCTACGACCTGCGGACCGCCTCATGCGACGGCGGCCCCGTCTGCGCCTCCAGCGGGCTGACCCTGATGCCCGACAGCAGCCTGGCGGAGGCACCCGTACCGCACACCCTGCTGGTCCCCGGCGGGCACGGCAGCCGCGCCGCCCACCCGGAGCTGACCGACTGGCTGCGGGCCCACGCGCCACGGGCCGAGCGGCTGGTCTCCGTCTGCACCGGGGCCCTGCTCCTGGCCCGCGCCGGCCTGCTGGACGGGCACCGGGTGACCACCCACTGGGCCTTCTGCGAGCAGCTCGCCCGGGACTTCCCCGACGTCCGGGTGGACCCCGACCCGATCTTCGTACGGGACGGGCGGCTGGCCACCTCGGCGGGCGTCACCGCGGGCATCGACCTGGCGCTCGCGCTGGTGGAGGAGGACCACGGCCGGGACCTGGCGCTGACCGTCGCCCGCCACCTCGTGGTCTTCCTGCGCCGCCCCGGCAACCAGGCCCAGTTCAGCGCGCAGCTCAGCGCCCAGACCGCACAGCGCGAACCCCTGCGCGAGGTCCAGCACTGGATCACCCAGCACCCGGACGCGGACCTCGCCGTGGAAGCCCTCGCGGCCCGCGCCCGGCTCTCGCCCCGGCACTTCGCCCGCGCGTTCCGGGCGGAGACCGGTACGACACCGGGGCGGTACGTCGACCGCGTACGCCTGGAGCACGCCCGCAGGCTCCTGGAGGACACCTCCGAACCCGTCGAACGGATCGCCCGCGCCAGCGGCTACGGCACGCCCGAAGCCATGCGCCGCGCCTTCGTGAAGGCCCTCGCCACGGCACCGGCCGAGTACCGCCGCCGCTTCCGTACGCCGATGTCCGCCACCTGACCCGACCCGCCCACCGAAAGGCAGCCCGTGCAGATCGCCATCACCCTCTTCGACCGCTTCACCGCCCTGGACGCGGTGGGACCCTACGAGATCCTCAGCCGCGCCCCGGGAGCCGAGGTCGTCTTCGTCGCCGAACGGACCGGCCCCGTGGCCAACGACACCGGCAGCCTCGAACTCGTCGCCCACCAGACCCTCGCCGAGGTGCCGGCCCCCGACCTGGTGATCGTGCCGGGCGGTCCGGGGCAGAGCGACCAGATGGAGAACGGGACGCTGCTCGGCTGGCTGCGCACGGCCGACGCCACCACCACCTGGACGACCTCCGTCTGCACCGGCTCCCTGCTGCTCGCGGCGGCCGGACTGCTGGAAGGCCGGCGGGCCACCTCCCACTGGCTGGCGCTGGAGGCCCTGAAGGAGTTCGGCGCCGAGCCGACGGGGGAGCGGGTGGTGTTCGACGGCAAGTACGTCACCGCCGCCGGGGTCTCCTCCGGCATCGACATGGGGCTCACCCTGCTCGGCCGGATCGCGGGCGACGACACCGCGCGCTCGGTTCAGCTGCTCACGGAGTACGACCCGCAGCCGCCCTACGACTGCGGGTCCCCCGAGAAGGCCCCGGCTGCCCTGGTCGAGGAGTGGCGGGCCAGGAGCCGCCACCTCACCCGGTAGGGCCCGTCGGGTAGGTGAAGCGCGGCGCGCGCCGCTCCAGGAAGGCGGCGACCCCCTCCGCGGTGTCGCCGCTGGCCTGCGCCTGACCGGTCCAGTACACGTCCCGGTCCTGCCGTCCCGCCGCGAACTCCTTCGCCGCCGCCTGCGTCAGCTGGGAGCGCGAGGCCAGCACCCCGGCGTACGCCGCCACCCGCTCGTCCAGTCCGCCGGCGGGCAGCACCTCGTCCACCAGGCCGGTGCGCAGGGCCCTCTCCGTATCGATCAGCTCCCCCGAGAAGAGCAGGTGCTTCGCCGTGGCCGGGCCGACCAGCGCGACCAGCCGCCGGGTGGAGGAGGAGGGGTAGACGATGCCGAGCTTGGCCGGGGTGACGCCGAACAGCGCGCCCTCCCGCGCGAACCGCAGATCGCAGGCTGCCGCCAGCTGGCTGCCGCCGCCCACGCAGTAACCGCGCACGGCGGCGAGCGTCGGCCGGGGGAAGGCGGCGAGCGCCTCCTCGGCCGCCACCGCCAGGGCCTGCGCGTCCCCGGCGCTCTCCCGCAGCGTGGAGATGTCCGCCCCGGCGCAGAAGGTGTCGCCTGCACCCGTCAGCACCAGCACCCGGACCGCCGGGTCGGCGGCCAGCCGCTCCAGCAGTTCCGGCAGGCTCCGCCACATCGCGGCGGTCATGGCGTTGCGCTTGGCGGGGTGGCTGATCACGACGGTGGCGATCCCGCCGTCGACGGAGCAGAGCAGCTGGGGTTCCGTACGGTCCATGCGCCGGATGCTATCCGCAGGGTTCGAACCTATGATCAAGAAGGGGTCGCGAAGCGGACACGCACCGTGAAGGAGCTGTCGATGAACGGACCCACCGCCGAGAGCAGCAACCACGGCCCCGGCACCAGGCGCGGAAAGCGCGGACCTACCACCGAAGGCAGAAAGCTCAGCCGCGGTTTCAGCTGGCTCGCCCTCCTCGGCACGCTGCTGGTGATCGCGGGCATCGTCGGCCTGGTCTACACCGGCGTCGCCACCCTCACCTCCATGCTGCTGTTCGGCTGGCTGCTGCTGATCGGCGGCATCGTCGCTCTGGCACAGGCGATCCAGTCGCGCGGCACCAACTACTTCTGGCTGGGCGTCGTGGTCGCCGCCCTGAACCTCGCCGCCGGTGTCGTGGTGATCCGCCACCCCGAGGGCACCGCCGAGGCGCTGACCATGTTCGCCGCGCTGCTCTTCCTGACGGGCGGGGTGTTCCGGCTGGTCGGCAGCGTCGTCGTCCGGGGGCCGCAGATGGGGTGGACGCTCCTCCAGGGCGCCTTCGGGCTGCTGCTGGGCCTGCTGGTGCTGTTCGACTGGCCGCACAGCAGCCTGTACGTTCTCGGCGTCTTCTTCTCGCTGGCCCTGCTCTTCGACGGCCTCGGCCTCATCGCCATCGGGGTCGGCGGCCGGCGCATCGTCAGCATGGTCTCGGACCGGCTCGAAGAACCCGGCCCGGCTACGGACAGTCCGCCCCAGGCCCCGGGAGATGGGCGGAAGTAGTCCACCACCTGGCGCCATCGCGCACCTTCGGTCAAATAGCGCCGATACACAGCTATTTCCGATCAGTGGCACGGTACGGACCAAGCCATTCCCAACACTCTTTACTCGACGGTCAGTGCAGTGCGAGTGAGAGCTGGTGCCGGACGATGGAGAGCCTCGGGAGTGCCCCTGCCGAACCCGTGTCGTACGAGGGGGTGTGGCGCTTCACCGCCCCCGCCGTCGACGTGTCCGTGCCCCAGGCCCGGCACGCCGTACGCGACCTCCTCGGCCGCCAGGGCGTGCCGATCGAGGACGACATCCTCCAGGGCCTGCTGCTGATCCTCTCGGAACTGGTCACCAACGCGGTCAAGCACGCGGCGCTGCTCTCGCCGGAACTGGCGGTCGAGGTGGCCATCGGTGCCGACTGGGTCAGGGTCTCCGTCGAGGACAGCCACCCCTACCGGCCCACCGCGCTGGAGACGGACTACGCGCAGACAGGCGGCCGCGGGCTCCTGCTGGTCAAGGAGATCACCGCCGAGGCGGGCGGGACCTGCGACGTGGAGCACACTGCGAGCGGCGGCAAGATCATCTGGGCGGCGCTGCCGTTGAAGACGCAGCTCTGACCGCCCCGTACGCGATCCGTGCGAGGGTCACCAGCCCGCGGACGGACCCGTCAGCTCACGGATCGCCGGACGCGCCGCGTCCAGCACCGTCATGAACCACGCCGAGAACGGCGCCCGCGCATGCCGCTCCGCCAGCTCCGCCGCCGTCACGAAGGCCGTCTCGCCGACCT
This DNA window, taken from Streptomyces griseus subsp. griseus, encodes the following:
- a CDS encoding Tex family protein; the encoded protein is MTTSIEGRIAEELGVRERQVRAAVELLDGGSTVPFIARYRKEATESLDDAQLRTLEERLRYLRELEERRTSILDSVREQGKLDAALEAAIRGAETKARLEDIYLPFKPKRRTKAQIAREAGLEPLADGLLADPSVDPLAAAAAFVDGDKGVADAAAALEGARSILTERFSEDADLTGELRERMWTRGRLAAKVREGQEEAGAKFADYFDFAEPFTALPSHRVLAMLRGEKENVLDLVLEPEEPEVAERPGPSTYENMIARRFEIADRGRPGDKWLADTVRWAWRTRIQVHLGIDLRLRLRTAAEDEAVRVFASNLRDLLLAAPAGTRATLGLDPGFRTGVKVAVVDATGKVVATEVIHPHVPANKWDQALAKLAHLAKEHAVDLIAIGNGTASRETDKLAGELIDKHPELKLTKVMVSEAGASVYSASAFASQELPDMDVSLRGAVSIARRLQDPLAELVKIDPKSIGVGQYQHDLSEVKLSRSLDAVVEDCVNGVGVDVNTASAPLLSRVSGISSGLAENIVTHRDTNGPFRSRKALKDVARLGPKAYEQCAGFLRIRGGDDPLDGSSVHPEAYPVVRRMSGTAGGEVASLIGNTEALRSLRAADFVDDMFGLPTVTDILKELEKPGRDPRPAFRTATFKEGVEKLGDLEPGMVLEGVVTNVAAFGAFVDIGVHQDGLVHVSALSKTFVKDPRDVVKPGDIVKVKVMDVDVPRKRISLTLRLDDEPGAGGGQGRGERGGARPPKQRQGQGGGQGSGGGQGRQGGGRDRRGGGGGSRQGQGAPAPANSAMADALRRAGLTDPQQGGRGR
- a CDS encoding SCO6745 family protein codes for the protein MSSLPVRAERRCHNAVNPLHSCLFFSPDLGAELGKLGIEDPSAAYFATRAAAFGAVGAGTVTATFYNFNPALVAEHVPAVWSVASPEQVLGARLRAADATLRRLLGEEIIASDEMAEAARLALRATEACTPHARPLYAAHAELPVPDEPHLAFWHAATLLREHRGDAHLAALLAAGLDPVESLVSHTATGKGMAIRWLLSSRGWRRTDWEAASARLRERGLLAAGEEPALTDAGTALRAEVEEATDRMDRAPYEHLGADGVERLTELGRGFLFTAAAAGAFPAEATGQG
- a CDS encoding GlxA family transcriptional regulator, which produces MIQRTVLVVLFDGVQSLDATGPMEVFAGASRAPGVSYDLRTASCDGGPVCASSGLTLMPDSSLAEAPVPHTLLVPGGHGSRAAHPELTDWLRAHAPRAERLVSVCTGALLLARAGLLDGHRVTTHWAFCEQLARDFPDVRVDPDPIFVRDGRLATSAGVTAGIDLALALVEEDHGRDLALTVARHLVVFLRRPGNQAQFSAQLSAQTAQREPLREVQHWITQHPDADLAVEALAARARLSPRHFARAFRAETGTTPGRYVDRVRLEHARRLLEDTSEPVERIARASGYGTPEAMRRAFVKALATAPAEYRRRFRTPMSAT
- a CDS encoding DJ-1/PfpI family protein, giving the protein MQIAITLFDRFTALDAVGPYEILSRAPGAEVVFVAERTGPVANDTGSLELVAHQTLAEVPAPDLVIVPGGPGQSDQMENGTLLGWLRTADATTTWTTSVCTGSLLLAAAGLLEGRRATSHWLALEALKEFGAEPTGERVVFDGKYVTAAGVSSGIDMGLTLLGRIAGDDTARSVQLLTEYDPQPPYDCGSPEKAPAALVEEWRARSRHLTR
- a CDS encoding enoyl-CoA hydratase/isomerase family protein; translated protein: MDRTEPQLLCSVDGGIATVVISHPAKRNAMTAAMWRSLPELLERLAADPAVRVLVLTGAGDTFCAGADISTLRESAGDAQALAVAAEEALAAFPRPTLAAVRGYCVGGGSQLAAACDLRFAREGALFGVTPAKLGIVYPSSSTRRLVALVGPATAKHLLFSGELIDTERALRTGLVDEVLPAGGLDERVAAYAGVLASRSQLTQAAAKEFAAGRQDRDVYWTGQAQASGDTAEGVAAFLERRAPRFTYPTGPTG
- a CDS encoding HdeD family acid-resistance protein; the encoded protein is MNGPTAESSNHGPGTRRGKRGPTTEGRKLSRGFSWLALLGTLLVIAGIVGLVYTGVATLTSMLLFGWLLLIGGIVALAQAIQSRGTNYFWLGVVVAALNLAAGVVVIRHPEGTAEALTMFAALLFLTGGVFRLVGSVVVRGPQMGWTLLQGAFGLLLGLLVLFDWPHSSLYVLGVFFSLALLFDGLGLIAIGVGGRRIVSMVSDRLEEPGPATDSPPQAPGDGRK
- a CDS encoding ATP-binding protein, whose amino-acid sequence is MESLGSAPAEPVSYEGVWRFTAPAVDVSVPQARHAVRDLLGRQGVPIEDDILQGLLLILSELVTNAVKHAALLSPELAVEVAIGADWVRVSVEDSHPYRPTALETDYAQTGGRGLLLVKEITAEAGGTCDVEHTASGGKIIWAALPLKTQL